In Musa acuminata AAA Group cultivar baxijiao chromosome BXJ3-9, Cavendish_Baxijiao_AAA, whole genome shotgun sequence, a single genomic region encodes these proteins:
- the LOC135648949 gene encoding protein VASCULATURE COMPLEXITY AND CONNECTIVITY-like isoform X2 encodes MEKNVVMVCAAVGFLGLLSAALGFAAEATRIKVSDVQTTTLGVCTYPRSPALALGLIAAVALMIAQAIINTVSGCICCKKYPNPSDTNWTIGLISFIASWVTFIIAFVLLLSGAALNDQWGQERMYFGEYCYVVRSGVFSGGAVLSLASVALGIVYYVSSSSPKNMQPRSPQKNQGIALGQPQIPPQAQTTPVFVHEDTYIRQQFP; translated from the exons ATGGAGAAGAATGTCGTGATGGTCTGCGCCGCCGTGGGCTTCCTTGGCCTCCTCTCCGCCGCGCTCGGCTTTGCCGCAGAGGCCACGAGGATCAAG GTTTCTGATGTGCAAACAACAACATTAGGTGTCTGCACGTATCCAAGGAGCCCAGCACTAGCTCTGGGTTTAATTGCAGCAGTGGCTCTTATGATAGCTCAGGCCATCATAAATACTGTGTCTGGGTGTATTTGCTGTAAGAAGTATCCAAATCCATCAGACACCAACTGGACAATAGGGTTGATCTCCTTTATTGCTTCTTG GGTTACTTTTATAATAGCCTTTGTTCTACTGTTGTCTGGTGCTGCCCTAAATGACCAATGGGGGCAGGAAAGGATGTACTTTGGCGAATACTGCTATGTTGTCAGGTCTGGAGTATTTTCAGGAGGGGCAGTCCTATCTCTTGCAAGTGTTGCCCTGGGGATTGTTTATTATGTTTCATCATCTTCCCCAAAGAATATGCAGCCACGGAGTCCACAGAAAAATCAAGGCATCGCATTGGGCCAGCCTCAAATCCCACCTCAGGCTCAGACCACCCCAGTGTTTGTACACGAGGATACCTATATTCGGCAGCAATTTCCATGA
- the LOC135648949 gene encoding uncharacterized protein LOC135648949 isoform X1, translating to MSSLPSVISWKVRLWCSNKANILEPPSARIFVPSVALGFTIWILLIRMPLFGVIFSFSVKNLIFMSLVVFSFLNKAGTVINVVFPEGYLQVSDVQTTTLGVCTYPRSPALALGLIAAVALMIAQAIINTVSGCICCKKYPNPSDTNWTIGLISFIASWVTFIIAFVLLLSGAALNDQWGQERMYFGEYCYVVRSGVFSGGAVLSLASVALGIVYYVSSSSPKNMQPRSPQKNQGIALGQPQIPPQAQTTPVFVHEDTYIRQQFP from the exons ATGAGTTCTCTTCCCTCGGTTATTTCTTGGAAGGTGCGGCTTTGGTGCTCCAACAAAGCCAATATATTGGAACCGCCTTCAGCGAGAATCTTTGTCCCCTCTGTCGCATTAGGGTTTACGATCTGGATCTTGTTAATCAGGATGCCTCTTTTCGGTGTCATCTTTTCTTTCAGTGTTAAAAATCTGATCTTTATGTCCTTGGTTGtcttttctttcttaaataagGCCGGAACTGTGATCAATGTGGTCTTTCCAGAAGGTTATTTGCAG GTTTCTGATGTGCAAACAACAACATTAGGTGTCTGCACGTATCCAAGGAGCCCAGCACTAGCTCTGGGTTTAATTGCAGCAGTGGCTCTTATGATAGCTCAGGCCATCATAAATACTGTGTCTGGGTGTATTTGCTGTAAGAAGTATCCAAATCCATCAGACACCAACTGGACAATAGGGTTGATCTCCTTTATTGCTTCTTG GGTTACTTTTATAATAGCCTTTGTTCTACTGTTGTCTGGTGCTGCCCTAAATGACCAATGGGGGCAGGAAAGGATGTACTTTGGCGAATACTGCTATGTTGTCAGGTCTGGAGTATTTTCAGGAGGGGCAGTCCTATCTCTTGCAAGTGTTGCCCTGGGGATTGTTTATTATGTTTCATCATCTTCCCCAAAGAATATGCAGCCACGGAGTCCACAGAAAAATCAAGGCATCGCATTGGGCCAGCCTCAAATCCCACCTCAGGCTCAGACCACCCCAGTGTTTGTACACGAGGATACCTATATTCGGCAGCAATTTCCATGA